A region from the Hydrogenimonas sp. genome encodes:
- a CDS encoding RND efflux system, outer membrane lipoprotein, NodT family, translating into MSCPVRSLPVFILLAVLLSGCIPYRQIGPDAFPSDGNFSLQNGPVAWWQIFDDPALDRLMERLFENNLDLMAAKSRIVQAEIARQKAGAPLSPSLDFGADAKHYVGSFENYNTVSASFRAGYEIDLWGRLDDLSEAAIYDERQRSFDYQAMAVTLSATLVNEWYGFVYTVNYSTFLKRKIALAKKGVELLRRRYFARQAKLSDLLLQESVLKQMESELTTLRYLEHGHRNAIAALLGEDGGKLSMERSAVLPYIETGRTPVVDSKCILKRPDIAAAIASLKALDRRAAAAVSAQYPRFSLAASAGQDNILFNNLFELWYSSITASLAAPLFDGESRAADARMALEKRKEQLLRLKKLLIDASVETSNALKALETGRINYLNLVEQLRIDEKKAACYRSGYLHGTEDFKRYLDAETALISTRQKVLRAKLDLITYSVALYRSTASGWRPVRSIVPAGRKE; encoded by the coding sequence TTGTCCTGTCCTGTACGCAGTCTGCCGGTTTTCATACTCCTTGCAGTGCTCCTCTCCGGGTGTATCCCATATCGGCAGATAGGGCCGGACGCTTTTCCCTCCGACGGCAACTTTTCGCTTCAAAACGGGCCAGTTGCCTGGTGGCAAATCTTTGACGACCCGGCACTGGATCGGCTTATGGAGCGGCTTTTTGAAAACAATCTCGATCTTATGGCGGCCAAAAGCCGTATCGTTCAGGCGGAGATTGCACGGCAAAAAGCCGGTGCGCCGCTCAGCCCTTCACTTGATTTCGGTGCCGATGCCAAGCACTACGTCGGCAGTTTCGAAAATTACAACACCGTTTCCGCATCGTTTCGAGCCGGTTACGAAATCGATCTATGGGGTAGGCTTGATGATCTGAGCGAAGCTGCGATCTATGATGAGCGACAGCGCAGTTTCGATTATCAGGCCATGGCTGTCACTCTCTCGGCGACGCTTGTGAATGAGTGGTATGGATTTGTCTACACTGTAAATTACAGCACTTTTCTTAAAAGGAAAATAGCACTGGCGAAAAAGGGGGTAGAGCTTCTGCGTCGGCGATATTTTGCCAGGCAGGCCAAACTTTCGGATCTTCTTTTGCAAGAAAGCGTATTGAAGCAGATGGAGTCGGAGTTGACGACACTGCGATACCTTGAACACGGGCACAGAAACGCAATAGCGGCCCTACTGGGTGAAGACGGTGGAAAGCTATCCATGGAACGGTCCGCTGTTCTACCGTATATCGAGACGGGCAGAACACCTGTCGTTGACTCGAAATGTATATTGAAGCGTCCCGATATAGCGGCGGCAATCGCATCTTTAAAAGCTCTTGACCGGCGTGCGGCGGCAGCCGTTTCGGCTCAGTATCCGAGGTTTTCCCTGGCCGCTTCCGCCGGTCAGGATAATATCCTTTTCAATAATCTTTTCGAGCTATGGTACTCATCGATTACCGCCTCCCTGGCTGCTCCGCTGTTCGATGGAGAGAGTCGGGCCGCAGATGCGAGAATGGCACTAGAAAAACGTAAAGAGCAGCTGTTGAGACTGAAAAAGCTGCTGATCGATGCATCCGTCGAAACAAGTAACGCACTAAAAGCGCTGGAAACCGGTCGTATCAACTATCTGAATCTTGTGGAACAGCTCCGAATCGACGAGAAAAAAGCTGCCTGTTATCGCAGCGGTTATCTGCACGGTACCGAAGATTTCAAGCGCTATCTGGATGCGGAAACCGCTCTAATTTCGACAAGGCAGAAGGTATTGCGCGCAAAACTGGATCTGATTACATACAGTGTGGCACTATACCGTTCGACGGCATCAGGATGGAGACCTGTCCGGAGTATCGTACCGGCCGGGAGGAAGGAGTAG
- a CDS encoding membrane fusion protein of RND family multidrug efflux pump, with protein MEEKNRGQAGGLSRHLLSSFVGIVILAVGVYYSYDWLNNKPKAHKWRSKGAVKAPLVEVVRPNPADISVLVRSYGKVIPYRSHTLSPRVSSQVVSISPSLIPGEVVKKGDLLVALDETDYRLALQERASAVANAKLALKTELENSKSAAFELSLADENLSEDQKRYLLRYPHIAAAKAALGAAEAAYRKAEKDLERCFVKAPFDAVVLDVAVATGDTVGSSGELATLARVDRFWVRIALSPNELKGVDIPGYNASAGSSVKIRHDFWPSSAAYVQGVVETVEKMVDDESKMAYILVRVDDPLGLRSSHMPLLLNGFVDVEIVGRRLKNVLLLPSTALRGDGVIWIMRSDKTLHMQRVPILWREEGRFIIDAEWLAPGESVVTTVIEAPFEGMKLRTEDRRAPGVPGYQSENVLGGSGHDTAHPKEQRPDRGSR; from the coding sequence GTGGAAGAGAAAAACAGAGGGCAAGCGGGCGGATTGTCAAGGCACCTGCTCTCATCTTTTGTAGGTATAGTTATACTTGCCGTCGGAGTCTATTACTCTTATGACTGGCTTAACAACAAGCCGAAAGCGCACAAGTGGCGCTCGAAAGGTGCCGTTAAAGCGCCGCTGGTGGAAGTGGTCCGCCCCAATCCGGCAGATATCTCGGTACTCGTCAGAAGCTACGGCAAAGTGATTCCTTACAGAAGCCATACGCTTTCGCCACGGGTATCGTCGCAAGTCGTATCCATTTCACCGTCTCTAATCCCCGGAGAGGTCGTCAAAAAAGGGGATCTGCTGGTCGCTCTCGATGAGACAGACTACCGGTTGGCGCTTCAAGAGAGGGCTTCGGCGGTGGCGAATGCAAAGCTTGCGCTGAAAACGGAGCTGGAAAACAGTAAAAGTGCGGCTTTTGAGCTCTCTTTGGCAGATGAGAATCTATCAGAAGATCAGAAGAGATATCTGTTGAGGTATCCGCACATCGCTGCCGCAAAAGCTGCGTTGGGTGCCGCGGAAGCAGCATACAGAAAAGCTGAAAAAGATCTGGAAAGATGTTTTGTCAAAGCTCCTTTCGATGCCGTAGTTCTGGATGTGGCCGTTGCGACAGGAGATACCGTAGGCAGTTCCGGGGAGCTGGCAACCCTTGCAAGGGTGGATCGTTTCTGGGTACGTATAGCCCTCTCACCCAATGAGCTGAAAGGTGTAGATATCCCCGGTTATAATGCCTCCGCAGGATCTTCGGTAAAGATTCGACACGACTTCTGGCCCTCTTCGGCCGCCTATGTCCAAGGTGTAGTCGAAACCGTCGAAAAGATGGTAGACGATGAAAGCAAAATGGCTTATATACTCGTTCGTGTGGACGACCCGCTCGGGTTGCGCAGCAGCCATATGCCGCTTCTGCTCAATGGATTTGTCGATGTCGAGATTGTAGGCAGAAGACTGAAAAATGTCCTTCTCCTTCCGTCAACGGCTCTTCGGGGAGACGGTGTTATATGGATAATGCGTTCCGACAAAACCCTTCATATGCAGCGGGTTCCGATACTTTGGCGGGAGGAGGGGCGTTTTATTATCGATGCCGAGTGGCTTGCACCGGGTGAGTCGGTGGTTACCACGGTCATCGAAGCGCCGTTCGAGGGGATGAAGCTGCGTACCGAAGATAGAAGGGCTCCAGGGGTTCCCGGGTATCAATCGGAAAACGTTCTCGGCGGAAGCGGGCATGATACCGCGCATCCGAAAGAGCAGCGTCCGGACCGGGGTTCCAGGTGA
- a CDS encoding 2-hydroxyglutaryl-CoA dehydratase, D-component gives MRDKTAPVKKKDSTAEEGPKKVQRRKHRVEDPRARHRRHEAMEAMKMLDHLRRDFTEPLKSMEYFYDLFERVYCNGEVLHSGKPTVGTLCIQIPYEIIYAIDAVPVRLCNGFHTDEQSGGEFMPAKSCSLVKATLGMLKQKDIPAVGKLDFMVHPTTCDQKTKAITLIEEMDYDVYHMEFPRVKESEESREYWRRTVRKFTKDLSRGLGRKITRGRLKEAITKVGRAQLAYHRLNELRKSDPVPILGKDIFLITNAFFFDDIERWTEMTLKVCEEVEKRAKEGFNAAGRRSPRILYTGSPPIFPNLKLPYMIEQADAVIVADESCSANRLFNDMVSVDEWFMYDMVDAVADRYLKGCTCPIFTKNDDRKRRLKELCEQYAVDGVIYQSFAGCQVYEMEQRSIQQAMEKLGIPMLYVETDYSPGQGGQLSTRIEAFVESLKVRKRRKNHQRGEVS, from the coding sequence ATGAGAGATAAGACTGCACCGGTAAAAAAGAAAGATTCGACGGCTGAAGAGGGGCCGAAAAAGGTACAGAGACGAAAACATCGTGTTGAAGATCCCCGAGCGCGCCACAGGCGCCATGAAGCTATGGAAGCGATGAAGATGCTGGACCATCTGCGCCGAGACTTCACCGAACCTCTGAAATCAATGGAGTACTTCTACGATCTCTTCGAGAGGGTATACTGTAACGGGGAGGTTCTGCACAGCGGAAAACCGACGGTGGGAACTCTCTGCATACAGATCCCGTATGAAATCATCTATGCGATCGATGCCGTACCGGTGAGGCTATGTAACGGTTTCCACACGGACGAGCAGAGCGGCGGAGAGTTCATGCCCGCGAAATCGTGCTCACTGGTCAAAGCTACGCTGGGAATGCTGAAGCAAAAAGATATCCCCGCGGTCGGGAAGCTTGACTTCATGGTCCACCCGACAACATGCGACCAGAAAACAAAAGCTATCACTCTTATCGAAGAGATGGATTACGACGTCTACCACATGGAGTTCCCGCGCGTCAAAGAGAGTGAAGAGAGCCGGGAGTACTGGCGCAGAACCGTACGGAAATTCACCAAAGATCTCTCGAGGGGGCTCGGACGGAAAATTACCAGAGGCAGGCTCAAAGAGGCTATAACCAAAGTAGGACGTGCACAGCTCGCCTACCATCGCCTCAATGAACTTCGAAAATCCGATCCCGTTCCGATACTCGGAAAAGATATCTTCCTTATCACCAACGCCTTCTTTTTCGACGATATCGAGCGCTGGACAGAGATGACGCTCAAAGTCTGCGAAGAGGTCGAGAAGCGTGCAAAAGAGGGGTTCAATGCCGCAGGCAGACGCTCACCGAGGATTCTCTATACCGGTTCTCCTCCTATTTTTCCGAACCTGAAACTGCCGTATATGATAGAGCAGGCCGATGCCGTTATAGTGGCTGACGAAAGCTGCTCGGCCAACCGCCTCTTCAACGATATGGTTTCGGTAGACGAGTGGTTCATGTACGATATGGTAGATGCCGTGGCGGACCGCTATCTCAAAGGGTGCACCTGCCCTATATTTACCAAAAACGACGACAGGAAACGTCGTCTCAAAGAGCTGTGCGAACAGTATGCGGTTGACGGTGTAATCTACCAGTCTTTCGCCGGGTGCCAGGTCTACGAGATGGAGCAGAGAAGCATCCAGCAGGCGATGGAAAAACTCGGTATACCTATGCTCTATGTAGAGACCGACTACAGCCCCGGGCAGGGTGGGCAGCTCTCTACGCGCATAGAAGCCTTTGTAGAGTCGCTAAAAGTTCGCAAACGGCGAAAAAACCATCAAAGAGGGGAAGTGAGTTGA
- a CDS encoding hypothetical iron-sulfur cluster binding protein YccM: protein MINRLLQKINRVDIRKFRFWIQLLFFIVFVYGGYLAIDLGREIPVFSCGYNRETGGVCYFMPLQHQLARPWDRLFSMASIGVLGAFLTFLLWFVVFNKAWCGYACPLGTMQDWITAIRKRLRIPYSSYSESDYKFLKKIKYIFLLIVILFPLLIGAGLLDGEWRAAFCKMCPGRLITPLFVGDFSQWSIDFSSNTAIFLTTFGIAFSALFIVGSFVKKRFFCFYCPMSAMHYVFSPFALLKLKKEGDKCTKCGDCYRVCDMQIFDIADDVVSRNILRDDCILCLKCIAACPEEDALHLDIVNMALFRSTKDGFAKRMGLEKDLFDER, encoded by the coding sequence ATGATAAATAGACTTCTGCAAAAGATCAACCGCGTAGATATCAGGAAGTTTCGATTCTGGATTCAACTCCTCTTTTTCATTGTTTTTGTCTACGGCGGCTATCTGGCGATCGATCTCGGACGTGAAATTCCCGTATTCTCATGCGGCTACAACAGGGAAACCGGGGGAGTATGCTATTTCATGCCGCTGCAGCACCAGCTTGCAAGACCATGGGATAGACTCTTCAGCATGGCCAGCATCGGTGTCCTTGGCGCATTTCTGACATTCCTGCTCTGGTTTGTGGTGTTCAACAAGGCGTGGTGCGGATACGCCTGTCCGCTGGGGACTATGCAGGACTGGATAACAGCGATCAGGAAACGGTTACGCATTCCCTACAGCAGCTACAGCGAAAGCGACTATAAATTTCTCAAAAAAATCAAATATATTTTTCTGCTTATCGTCATACTATTCCCCCTCCTCATCGGCGCCGGACTGCTGGACGGAGAGTGGCGGGCCGCTTTTTGCAAAATGTGCCCGGGCCGCCTCATTACCCCGCTTTTCGTAGGAGACTTCAGCCAGTGGAGTATCGACTTCTCATCCAATACTGCTATCTTCCTGACGACGTTCGGCATTGCTTTCAGCGCACTATTCATTGTCGGCTCTTTCGTGAAAAAACGCTTTTTCTGCTTCTATTGCCCGATGAGCGCCATGCACTACGTTTTCAGCCCTTTCGCACTTCTCAAACTGAAAAAAGAGGGAGACAAATGTACCAAATGCGGCGACTGCTACCGTGTATGCGATATGCAGATATTCGATATAGCAGACGATGTGGTAAGCAGAAACATTTTGCGCGATGACTGTATACTCTGCCTGAAGTGCATAGCGGCCTGCCCGGAGGAGGATGCGCTTCACCTGGATATAGTCAACATGGCGCTTTTCAGATCGACCAAAGACGGTTTTGCCAAACGGATGGGGCTTGAAAAGGATCTTTTCGATGAGAGATAA
- a CDS encoding ornithine carbamoyltransferase translates to MRHFLTLKDFTKEEILQMIELGLRIKAEVKAGRFTPYLEKQVLAMIFEKSSTRTRVSFETGIFQLGGTGLFLSSRDIQLGRGEPMRDTARVISRMCDMVMIRTYSQSKLEEFADFSDVPVINGLTDEYHPVQLMADYMTMIEHGKDKDPVVAYVGDGNNMAHSWLMLASKLGFELRVATPKGYECDASVVADAAEFAKESGAVIEFTNDPKDAVAGADVVTTDTWVSMGDEEEKEKRLKDFSGYTVDTEMMKLARADAIFLHCLPAYRGLEVSEDVFESEQSVVFDEAENRLHAQKGVMVWLDSKRKEV, encoded by the coding sequence ATGAGACATTTTCTGACACTGAAAGATTTTACCAAAGAGGAGATTCTGCAGATGATAGAGCTCGGCCTCAGGATAAAGGCCGAGGTGAAGGCGGGACGCTTTACGCCCTATCTGGAGAAGCAGGTACTCGCCATGATCTTCGAAAAGAGCAGTACCAGGACCAGGGTCAGTTTCGAAACCGGAATATTCCAGCTCGGAGGTACCGGACTCTTTCTCTCCTCCAGAGATATACAGCTCGGGCGCGGTGAGCCGATGAGAGATACCGCACGGGTGATTTCGCGCATGTGCGACATGGTTATGATACGTACATACAGCCAGAGCAAACTGGAGGAGTTCGCCGATTTTTCGGATGTTCCAGTCATAAACGGGCTTACCGACGAGTACCATCCGGTCCAGCTGATGGCCGACTATATGACGATGATAGAGCACGGGAAAGATAAAGATCCGGTCGTCGCCTACGTGGGTGACGGCAACAACATGGCCCACAGCTGGCTCATGCTGGCATCGAAGCTCGGATTCGAACTGCGTGTAGCGACACCGAAGGGGTACGAGTGCGACGCCTCCGTGGTTGCCGATGCCGCGGAGTTCGCAAAAGAGAGCGGTGCCGTCATAGAGTTTACGAACGACCCGAAAGATGCCGTTGCCGGTGCCGATGTCGTCACCACCGATACCTGGGTTTCGATGGGCGACGAGGAGGAGAAAGAGAAGCGTTTGAAAGATTTTTCCGGCTATACTGTAGATACGGAGATGATGAAACTGGCGCGGGCCGACGCCATCTTCCTGCACTGCCTGCCCGCATACCGCGGACTGGAGGTGAGCGAAGATGTCTTCGAGAGCGAACAGAGTGTGGTCTTCGATGAGGCCGAGAACAGACTCCATGCCCAGAAAGGGGTTATGGTCTGGCTCGACTCGAAACGAAAAGAGGTATAG
- a CDS encoding two-component system response regulator DccR: MNSILLLEDDLLLAETIEDYLSEYNFEIEICRSSAEVLKRCYEQNFDLYLFDINVPGIDGLDLLKLLRESEDETPAIFITSHKEVSALERGFAYGCQDYIKKPFDLDEMRIRIDAAIAHSRKSGENIVKFSPNTWFDLDSRAFYERNVPLKVPIKVIYLMELFLENPNQIVTREMIVQKLWSPMESPSFGSIRVYITKLKKIIGKDRIVNMKGLGYRFIIK, encoded by the coding sequence ATGAATTCAATCCTTCTTCTTGAAGATGACCTTCTGTTGGCCGAAACAATAGAGGACTATCTATCAGAGTACAATTTTGAAATTGAGATATGTCGTTCATCTGCAGAAGTTTTAAAAAGGTGCTATGAACAGAATTTCGATCTCTATCTTTTCGATATCAATGTGCCCGGAATCGACGGGCTGGATCTTTTGAAACTTCTACGTGAATCGGAAGACGAGACACCGGCTATTTTTATAACCTCCCACAAGGAGGTTTCTGCTTTGGAGCGTGGATTCGCATACGGATGCCAGGACTATATCAAAAAGCCTTTCGATCTGGATGAGATGAGAATACGGATCGACGCAGCTATCGCTCATAGCAGGAAGAGCGGTGAAAACATCGTGAAGTTTTCGCCCAATACCTGGTTTGACTTGGATTCCAGGGCTTTTTATGAAAGAAATGTTCCTCTGAAGGTACCGATCAAGGTGATCTACCTGATGGAGCTCTTTCTCGAGAATCCGAATCAAATCGTAACACGCGAAATGATTGTGCAAAAACTTTGGAGTCCCATGGAGAGTCCAAGCTTCGGCTCTATCCGGGTCTATATAACCAAGCTTAAAAAGATTATCGGGAAAGATAGAATTGTCAATATGAAAGGCCTCGGTTACCGTTTCATAATTAAGTGA
- a CDS encoding acriflavin resistance protein, producing the protein MKRFRRFEGGPIAWMAAHPVASNLLMVVAIIGGLLMMSHLRQEVYPDFEHDEVRISVAYPGASPEEIEEGIILPIEEAVGSVDGIKKVTAVAGEGSGSVTVEARKGYDLQLLQNDVQNAINRIRTFPADIERPKVSMRSYERQTMSLVIFGETDRMTLYSSAQRFKERLLGSPEISKVDLYGVSTVQYSIEVDESVLRKYAVSLEEISRRIAADSLDLPAGSIKTSNREILIRLHQRRETIEAFKKVVIFTAPTGGVVRLGDIATIRKNFENENYFALYDGKPALRIAIRNPQDISPITISRIVTGAVEAYSRELPPSIHIKILTNQAAVFEERVKLLLKNSALGLVIVLVSLSLFLEIRLAFWVMMGIPISFMGAFFLFPFLDVSISMVSLFAFIIALGIVVDDAIVVGENIYRYRERGYTPLAAAVKGAREMAVPVSFAILTNIVAFMPIYFIPGTTGKIFQVIPVVVITIFVVSWIESLFILPAHLAEVKEDVRNPLLRFIHRYQQRFSRGFRAWVRFRFAPFLMLALRYRYLLIFVALTLLVVTIAYAVSGRMGMQIFPRTPSSYAQAVVKMPFGTPAEVTRNMVKKIVAAAYEAQKEIGVDGYIRGIYARIGREGAHEGLVRIYLPPASVRDKTVSNAEFVTLWRKKAGDIPGAALLQFSAYAGGPGHGSAIALEISHSDLNVLKRASTLIADELRRYPGLYDISDGFEEGKTQINFRLKPVAYALGFDARTVAREVRAAFYGSEAQRILVGKDETKIMVKLPKRRRESLESLYRLRLFTKDGREVALMDLVTLEWGHAYTQIMRVNGRRVITVEANIRPRSKALEIMNDLQADFLPKLQNRFPGLVYSFEGDQTEIRDSFATLKTTFVMAIFAIYALLAIPFRSYLQPLIVMAGIPFGIIGALIGHMITGYSLSVVSMFGIVALSGIVVNDALILVDFANRYRRRYRVSVLKTVREAAVQRFRPVLLTTVTTFGGLMPMIFETSKQAKFLIPMAVSLGFGVLFATFVTLLIVPALYMVIEDIKRVFGGRSINSRNSAPLLQESQPPGQS; encoded by the coding sequence GTGAAACGTTTCAGGCGCTTCGAAGGCGGGCCGATCGCCTGGATGGCGGCGCACCCGGTTGCCTCCAATCTTCTGATGGTCGTAGCTATCATAGGCGGACTCCTCATGATGAGTCACCTTCGGCAGGAGGTTTATCCCGATTTCGAACACGATGAAGTACGTATCAGTGTCGCCTACCCGGGAGCGAGCCCGGAAGAGATCGAAGAGGGGATCATACTGCCGATCGAAGAGGCGGTCGGCAGTGTCGACGGTATCAAGAAGGTAACGGCTGTCGCAGGGGAGGGGAGCGGCAGCGTAACTGTAGAAGCCCGCAAAGGTTATGATTTGCAGCTGCTTCAAAACGATGTCCAGAACGCCATCAACCGTATCCGTACCTTCCCTGCGGATATCGAGCGTCCGAAAGTTTCGATGCGCAGTTACGAACGTCAGACGATGTCTCTTGTAATTTTCGGTGAGACGGACCGCATGACGCTCTATTCATCGGCTCAGCGATTCAAAGAGCGCCTACTCGGTTCGCCGGAGATATCCAAGGTAGACCTCTACGGTGTATCTACGGTTCAATACAGTATAGAGGTAGATGAGTCTGTACTTAGAAAGTATGCTGTTTCACTGGAAGAGATCTCCCGTCGAATAGCGGCTGACAGCCTAGACCTTCCCGCAGGCAGTATAAAGACGAGCAACCGGGAGATTCTTATAAGGCTTCACCAGCGGCGTGAGACGATTGAAGCATTCAAAAAGGTGGTCATTTTCACGGCGCCTACGGGAGGTGTCGTCCGTCTCGGCGATATTGCGACAATTCGCAAAAATTTCGAAAATGAAAACTATTTTGCACTCTACGACGGCAAGCCGGCTCTACGAATAGCAATCCGAAATCCGCAGGATATCTCACCCATTACCATATCTCGTATCGTTACCGGTGCGGTGGAGGCCTACAGCAGAGAGCTTCCCCCGTCGATCCATATTAAAATTCTGACGAATCAGGCTGCCGTTTTTGAGGAGCGGGTGAAACTGCTTCTGAAAAACAGTGCGTTGGGGCTTGTCATTGTACTGGTTTCGCTCTCTCTTTTTCTGGAGATTCGCCTTGCATTCTGGGTAATGATGGGTATACCCATCTCTTTTATGGGGGCTTTTTTTCTTTTCCCTTTTCTTGATGTTTCAATCAGTATGGTCTCTCTTTTCGCCTTTATTATCGCATTGGGAATCGTTGTGGATGACGCCATCGTAGTAGGGGAGAATATCTATCGCTATCGGGAGCGGGGCTATACACCGCTGGCGGCGGCAGTCAAGGGGGCCAGAGAGATGGCAGTGCCGGTATCGTTCGCGATACTGACGAACATCGTAGCCTTTATGCCGATCTATTTCATACCGGGTACAACCGGAAAGATTTTCCAGGTTATACCGGTTGTGGTAATAACTATCTTCGTTGTTTCGTGGATAGAGTCGCTCTTTATTCTACCTGCCCACCTGGCAGAGGTAAAAGAGGATGTGCGAAATCCGCTGTTACGTTTCATCCACAGATACCAGCAGCGTTTCAGCCGAGGTTTCAGGGCATGGGTACGCTTTCGCTTCGCCCCTTTTTTGATGCTGGCTCTACGGTACCGCTACCTGCTTATTTTTGTCGCGCTTACTCTTCTGGTAGTTACGATCGCCTATGCCGTGAGCGGAAGGATGGGGATGCAGATCTTCCCCAGAACACCCTCTTCCTATGCGCAGGCTGTAGTCAAGATGCCTTTCGGTACCCCGGCGGAAGTGACCCGGAATATGGTCAAAAAGATTGTAGCCGCAGCCTACGAGGCGCAAAAAGAGATCGGTGTTGACGGCTATATCAGGGGTATATATGCCCGTATAGGGCGTGAAGGTGCACATGAGGGCCTTGTCCGTATCTATCTGCCGCCGGCATCGGTTCGCGACAAAACTGTTTCAAATGCCGAGTTTGTCACACTCTGGCGGAAAAAGGCCGGAGATATACCTGGTGCCGCTTTGCTGCAGTTTTCCGCCTATGCCGGAGGTCCCGGCCACGGCAGTGCGATCGCTCTGGAGATCAGCCATTCCGATCTGAATGTTCTGAAAAGGGCCAGTACCCTCATCGCCGATGAGTTGAGGCGCTACCCCGGACTTTACGATATCTCAGACGGCTTCGAGGAGGGGAAAACCCAGATCAACTTCCGCCTAAAGCCCGTGGCGTACGCATTGGGGTTCGACGCCCGCACAGTTGCCAGGGAGGTTCGGGCCGCCTTTTACGGTTCGGAAGCGCAAAGGATTCTGGTCGGCAAAGATGAGACGAAGATTATGGTCAAACTTCCGAAGAGAAGGCGCGAATCGCTGGAGTCACTCTATCGTCTCAGGCTCTTTACGAAAGATGGCAGAGAAGTGGCGTTGATGGATCTCGTAACTCTAGAGTGGGGGCATGCCTATACACAGATCATGCGGGTCAACGGAAGACGGGTGATTACCGTAGAAGCCAACATACGTCCGCGCAGCAAGGCTCTGGAGATCATGAATGACCTGCAGGCGGATTTTCTGCCGAAACTTCAGAATAGATTTCCCGGGCTTGTCTACAGTTTCGAGGGGGATCAGACAGAAATAAGGGATAGTTTTGCGACTCTGAAAACAACCTTCGTTATGGCGATATTTGCCATTTACGCCCTGCTTGCCATACCGTTTAGAAGCTATCTCCAGCCGCTTATCGTCATGGCAGGTATTCCATTCGGCATCATCGGAGCGCTGATAGGACATATGATTACAGGGTACAGCCTCAGTGTAGTGAGCATGTTTGGTATCGTGGCGTTAAGCGGTATAGTGGTCAATGATGCGCTGATACTTGTCGATTTTGCCAACAGATATCGCCGCAGATACAGGGTATCGGTCCTGAAAACGGTTCGGGAAGCCGCTGTACAGCGCTTCCGTCCTGTCCTTCTGACGACAGTCACGACATTCGGCGGTCTTATGCCGATGATTTTTGAAACTTCAAAGCAGGCCAAATTCCTGATTCCGATGGCGGTCTCCCTGGGATTCGGGGTGCTTTTCGCCACCTTCGTCACACTGCTGATCGTTCCGGCACTCTATATGGTGATCGAAGATATCAAGAGAGTTTTTGGGGGCCGGAGCATCAACTCTCGAAATAGTGCCCCTCTTTTGCAAGAATCGCAGCCCCCAGGGCAGTCGTAA